The Coffea arabica cultivar ET-39 chromosome 9e, Coffea Arabica ET-39 HiFi, whole genome shotgun sequence genome has a window encoding:
- the LOC140014854 gene encoding acyltransferase GLAUCE-like isoform X2, with protein MGVSTNHAMLDGLSFKIFLQNLASQAFDDKPMAIVPYNDRTVLAARSPPQVTFPHPELLKLKIPIGEEPSHPTFDCPQEELAFKIFRLSSDHISYLKDKAKASGPAAAATATTNYKITGFNVVTAHVWRCKALSCDSEEGLERLSTVLYAVDIRPRMKPPLPASYTGNAVLTAYATAKCRELEEGPFSKLVAMVSEGAARMTDEYARSAIDWGEVYKGFPHGEFLISSWWRLGFAEMEYPWGKPRYSCPVVHHRKDIILLFPDIDAANANAVNVLVALPGKEMEKFQALFHKLLEDN; from the coding sequence ATGGGCGTGTCCACCAACCATGCCATGCTTGATGGTCTCAGCTTCAAAATCTTCCTACAAAATTTAGCCTCACAAGCTTTTGACGACAAACCCATGGCAATTGTACCATACAATGATCGTACCGTGCTTGCAGCAAGATCACCGCCTCAAGTCACATTCCCTCATCCAGAATTgctcaaactcaagattccAATTGGGGAAGAACCAAGCCATCCAACTTTTGACTGCCCACAAGAGGAACTTGCCTTCAAAATCTTCCGGCTCAGCTCAGACCACATCAGTTACTTGAAGGATAAGGCAAAAGCTAGCGGGCCCGCCGCCGCAGCCACCGCGACAACAAATTACAAGATCACTGGCTTTAACGTCGTAACAGCTCATGTTTGGAGGTGCAAAGCATTGTCATGCGACTCAGAGGAGGGTCTAGAGAGGTTGTCCACCGTGCTTTACGCGGTCGATATCCGTCCACGGATGAAGCCGCCGCTTCCCGCTTCATACACGGGCAATGCGGTGCTGACCGCCTACGCCACCGCGAAATGCAGGGAGCTGGAGGAAGGGCCGTTTTCGAAGCTGGTGGCGATGGTGTCGGAGGGGGCTGCAAGGATGACCGATGAGTATGCGAGGTCTGCCATCGACTGGGGAGAGGTTTACAAAGGGTTCCCGCACGGGGAGTTTCTGATATCATCATGGTGGAGGTTAGGCTTTGCTGAAATGGAATATCCGTGGGGGAAACCAAGGTATAGCTGCCCGGTGGTGCATCACAGGAAAGATATCATTTTGCTCTTCCCTGATATTGATGCTGCCAATGCTAATGCAGTCAATGTTTTGGTTGCTCTTCCTGGGAAGGAGATGGAGAAGTTTCAAGCACTCTTTCACAAATTATTGGAGGATAATTGA
- the LOC140014854 gene encoding acyltransferase GLAUCE-like isoform X1, whose amino-acid sequence MGTLYQGPPDTAIHDLKVTIQESQLVFPAQETQSKSMFLSNIDQVLNFNVQTVHFFPANLEFPPKIVADRLRTALSNVLVPYDFLAGRIKLNPQSGRLEIDCNSAGAVFAVASSEFALDDIGDLVYPNPAFGQLIVQKVDAIGSDDQPLCIIQLTSFKCGGFAMGVSTNHAMLDGLSFKIFLQNLASQAFDDKPMAIVPYNDRTVLAARSPPQVTFPHPELLKLKIPIGEEPSHPTFDCPQEELAFKIFRLSSDHISYLKDKAKASGPAAAATATTNYKITGFNVVTAHVWRCKALSCDSEEGLERLSTVLYAVDIRPRMKPPLPASYTGNAVLTAYATAKCRELEEGPFSKLVAMVSEGAARMTDEYARSAIDWGEVYKGFPHGEFLISSWWRLGFAEMEYPWGKPRYSCPVVHHRKDIILLFPDIDAANANAVNVLVALPGKEMEKFQALFHKLLEDN is encoded by the exons ATGGGTACTCTCTACCAAGGTCCCCCTGATACAGCCATACATGATCTTAAGGTCACCATCCAAGAATCCCAGCTAGTTTTTCCGGCACAAGAAACACAAAGCAAATCCATGTTCTTGTCAAATATAGATCAAGTCCTCAACTTCAACGTCCAAACCGTCCATTTCTTCCCCGCCAACCTTGAATTTCCACCAAAAATTGTGGCAGATAGGTTGAGAACAGCACTAAGCAATGTGTTAGTGCCATATGATTTCTTGGCTGGAAGGATAAAGTTGAATCCTCAGTCAGGTCGCCTGGAGATAGATTGCAATTCTGCAGGTGCCGTTTTCGCGGTGGCTTCTAGCGAGTTTGCTCTGGATGACATTGGAGATTTGGTGTATCCAAACCCTGCTTTTGGGCAACTTATAGTCCAGAAAGTAGACGCCATTGGATCAGATGATCAGCCACTCTGCATTATTCAG CTAACATCATTTAAATGCGGTGGTTTTGCAATGGGCGTGTCCACCAACCATGCCATGCTTGATGGTCTCAGCTTCAAAATCTTCCTACAAAATTTAGCCTCACAAGCTTTTGACGACAAACCCATGGCAATTGTACCATACAATGATCGTACCGTGCTTGCAGCAAGATCACCGCCTCAAGTCACATTCCCTCATCCAGAATTgctcaaactcaagattccAATTGGGGAAGAACCAAGCCATCCAACTTTTGACTGCCCACAAGAGGAACTTGCCTTCAAAATCTTCCGGCTCAGCTCAGACCACATCAGTTACTTGAAGGATAAGGCAAAAGCTAGCGGGCCCGCCGCCGCAGCCACCGCGACAACAAATTACAAGATCACTGGCTTTAACGTCGTAACAGCTCATGTTTGGAGGTGCAAAGCATTGTCATGCGACTCAGAGGAGGGTCTAGAGAGGTTGTCCACCGTGCTTTACGCGGTCGATATCCGTCCACGGATGAAGCCGCCGCTTCCCGCTTCATACACGGGCAATGCGGTGCTGACCGCCTACGCCACCGCGAAATGCAGGGAGCTGGAGGAAGGGCCGTTTTCGAAGCTGGTGGCGATGGTGTCGGAGGGGGCTGCAAGGATGACCGATGAGTATGCGAGGTCTGCCATCGACTGGGGAGAGGTTTACAAAGGGTTCCCGCACGGGGAGTTTCTGATATCATCATGGTGGAGGTTAGGCTTTGCTGAAATGGAATATCCGTGGGGGAAACCAAGGTATAGCTGCCCGGTGGTGCATCACAGGAAAGATATCATTTTGCTCTTCCCTGATATTGATGCTGCCAATGCTAATGCAGTCAATGTTTTGGTTGCTCTTCCTGGGAAGGAGATGGAGAAGTTTCAAGCACTCTTTCACAAATTATTGGAGGATAATTGA
- the LOC140014792 gene encoding uncharacterized protein: MPDPIPNANNQNNRPSSSSSAPSPMEIDGYEEDLMLSKSEFLTRYEVLKRRSRRLKQLAKIYRDHYWALMEDLKLKYREYYWEYGKSPFQEDDENNNNLVSSNGSNHNNVNIKGENGEANIQGNADNCHGNVGGSRICGNRCGVHGCKSKAMALTRFCQMHILSDNKQKLYKACNYAIKSPPTGPILCGKPILRSTVPSYCALHFQKAEKHVARALKKAGLNVSSTSKLAPKFHVVVAEYIRQIQNKRRAAQKALSENADVKEDISC, from the exons ATGCCGGACCCAATCCCCAACGCCAATAACCAAAATAACCGCCCCTCTTCATCTTCCTCCGCGCCATCACCTATGGAAATCGACGGGTACGAAGAGGACTTAATGTTATCGAAGTCCGAGTTCTTGACCCGGTACGAGGTATTAAAACGCCGGTCGCGTCGGCTCAAGCAACTCGCGAAAATCTATAGGGACCATTACTGGGCACTGATGGAGGATTTGAAGCTCAAGTATAGAGAGTACTATTGGGAGTATGGTAAAAGCCCTTTTCAAGAAGATGATGAGAATAATAACAATTTGGTTAGTAGTAATGGCAGTAATCATAATAATGTGAATATTAAGGGAGAAAATGGGGAGGCGAATATTCAAGGAAACGCAGATAATTGTCATGGAAACGTTGGCGGAAGTAGGATTTGTGGAAATAGGTGTGGAGTTCATGGCTGTAAATCGAAGGCTATGGCGTTAACGAGGTTCTGCCAGATGCATATTCTGTCTGATAACAAACAGAAGCTCTACAAGGCCTGCAATTATGCTATTAAAAG TCCACCAACAGGACCGATCCTCTGTGGAAAGCCAATCCTGAGGTCCACTGTCCCTTCTTACTGCGCTCTTCATTTCCAGAAGGCTGAAAAGCACGTGGCAAGGGCTCTTAAGAAGGCTGGTCTTAATGTCTCTTCTACAAGCAAGCTTGCTCCCAAGTTCCATGTTGTAGTTGCAGAATACATCCGccagattcaaaataaaagaagagCTGCCCAAAAGGCTCTTTCAGAAAATGCTGACGTGAAGGAGGATATAAGCTGTTAA